One region of Erwinia tracheiphila genomic DNA includes:
- a CDS encoding N-acetylmuramoyl-L-alanine amidase: MYPIDYNSYRSVKGFNRRVRFLVMHYTAVDFAASVRALAGDGTVSAHYLVPDPDDKMYIAAGFNDMRVFNLVDENERAWHAGASSWAGWSNLNDTAIGIEVVNLASDNDGVFVFPPYNPVQIDAIKELAINILQRYPDISPVNVVGHSDIAPCRKSDPGAAFPWKTLYEAGVGAWYDDNTRSAYLAEFAAGGLPSDEDIIARLKTWGYDVSGTTTASVFQLLVRAFQLHFRQENYDGVIDADTAAILYALTDKYSTFN; this comes from the coding sequence ATGTACCCCATCGATTATAACAGCTACCGCTCTGTAAAGGGTTTTAACCGGCGCGTGCGCTTTCTTGTCATGCATTACACCGCCGTTGATTTTGCCGCATCGGTGCGTGCACTTGCCGGTGACGGCACCGTGAGTGCGCATTACCTGGTCCCGGACCCGGACGACAAAATGTACATTGCAGCCGGTTTTAACGATATGCGTGTTTTTAACCTGGTTGATGAAAACGAACGGGCCTGGCATGCCGGGGCCAGCTCCTGGGCAGGGTGGAGTAATCTTAACGACACCGCCATCGGAATTGAGGTGGTTAATCTGGCCAGTGATAATGACGGCGTGTTTGTCTTTCCTCCCTATAACCCGGTTCAGATTGACGCAATCAAAGAGCTGGCAATAAATATCCTCCAGCGGTATCCGGACATCAGCCCTGTGAATGTCGTGGGGCATTCCGATATTGCGCCGTGCAGGAAAAGTGACCCCGGGGCCGCGTTCCCCTGGAAAACGCTTTATGAGGCCGGAGTCGGGGCATGGTATGACGATAACACCCGGTCAGCTTATCTGGCGGAGTTTGCCGCCGGGGGACTTCCGTCTGATGAGGATATCATTGCCAGGCTGAAAACCTGGGGCTATGACGTTTCCGGCACAACAACCGCTTCGGTGTTTCAGCTGCTTGTCCGGGCCTTCCAGCTACATTTTCGTCAGGAAAACTACGACGGCGTCATTGATGCAGATACGGCGGCCATTCTTTATGCCCTGACGGATAAATACAGCACCTTCAACTAA
- a CDS encoding helix-turn-helix domain-containing protein, protein MSEKRQIALKRLKAGAGISSVAREFGTSWQTIMRMRDDALNPVAPE, encoded by the coding sequence ATGTCAGAAAAACGGCAGATCGCACTTAAACGCCTGAAAGCGGGTGCCGGTATCAGCTCTGTGGCGCGGGAATTCGGCACTTCCTGGCAGACCATTATGCGGATGCGTGATGATGCACTCAACCCGGTGGCACCAGAATAG
- a CDS encoding IS481 family transposase has protein sequence MLHTNNPIIKHKAGLLNLDEELGNVSKACKIMGVSRDTFYRYQELAEEGGIDALVNQSRRVPNLKNRADEATERAVVEYAVEFPAHGQHRTSNELRKKGVFISGSGVRSIWQRHDLENFRKRLKALEEKVAKEGIVLTDAQIAALEKKAHDDEASGEIETAHPGYLGSQDTFYVGNLKGVGRIYQQTFVDTYSKVAHCKLYTSKTPITAADLLNDRVLPFYEAQGLPMLRILTDRGTEYCGKVEQHDYQLYLAINDIDHTKTKAMSPQTNGICERFHKTILQDFYQVTFRKKLYGDLESLQADLDNWLWHYNNERTHQGKMCCGRTPMATLLDGKRVWAEKNLNQI, from the coding sequence ATGCTTCATACTAACAATCCCATCATCAAACACAAAGCCGGTTTACTCAATCTGGACGAAGAGCTCGGTAACGTATCAAAAGCCTGTAAGATCATGGGCGTGTCGCGAGACACGTTTTACCGTTATCAGGAACTGGCTGAAGAAGGCGGTATTGATGCGCTGGTTAATCAAAGTCGTAGGGTACCCAACCTGAAGAACCGCGCCGATGAGGCCACGGAACGTGCGGTTGTTGAGTACGCCGTTGAGTTCCCGGCTCATGGTCAGCATCGGACTAGCAATGAACTTCGTAAAAAAGGCGTGTTTATCTCCGGCAGCGGCGTGCGCTCCATCTGGCAACGACACGACCTGGAGAACTTCCGTAAACGCCTGAAGGCGCTTGAGGAGAAAGTCGCTAAAGAAGGCATTGTGCTTACCGATGCCCAAATCGCAGCGCTGGAGAAAAAGGCGCATGATGATGAGGCCAGCGGCGAAATCGAGACGGCACATCCGGGTTATCTGGGCTCGCAGGACACCTTCTACGTTGGCAATCTGAAAGGTGTTGGCCGTATCTACCAGCAGACGTTTGTGGATACGTACTCAAAAGTGGCACACTGCAAGCTGTATACAAGTAAAACGCCGATCACCGCCGCCGACCTGCTCAATGATCGCGTATTGCCGTTCTACGAGGCTCAGGGACTGCCGATGCTGAGAATACTGACCGACAGGGGTACGGAGTACTGTGGTAAAGTGGAGCAGCATGATTATCAGCTTTATCTGGCCATCAACGATATCGACCATACGAAAACGAAGGCGATGTCTCCACAGACGAACGGTATCTGCGAGCGCTTCCATAAAACCATTTTGCAGGATTTTTATCAGGTTACGTTCCGCAAGAAGTTATATGGAGACCTGGAAAGCCTGCAGGCAGATCTGGACAACTGGTTGTGGCATTACAATAATGAGCGAACTCATCAGGGTAAAATGTGCTGCGGGCGTACGCCAATGGCAACTTTACTTGATGGTAAACGGGTCTGGGCAGAAAAAAATCTGAACCAGATTTAA
- a CDS encoding family 10 glycosylhydrolase, with the protein MDACHWRIKAIKPGVRPARVWRNRVDDPLGSDMQAGGPNYDSVYADTQKWVPDGIIDYIVPQVYWPFARKVARYNVITRWWADTIRGTVSALYICMVLYKVGIPSAAEPDWTVEGGVPEITRQFDRNDSLNDVDGCMLFRHMFLREPQTQQAVEYLKARRAAAGCQAQEEEK; encoded by the coding sequence GTGGATGCCTGTCACTGGCGGATTAAGGCCATCAAACCCGGCGTCCGCCCTGCACGCGTATGGCGGAACAGGGTCGATGACCCGCTGGGGTCAGACATGCAGGCCGGGGGCCCAAACTATGATTCGGTGTATGCGGACACGCAGAAGTGGGTACCTGACGGCATCATTGATTATATCGTGCCCCAGGTTTACTGGCCCTTTGCCCGCAAAGTCGCCCGGTATAATGTGATAACCCGGTGGTGGGCCGACACCATCAGAGGCACTGTTAGTGCACTGTATATCTGCATGGTGCTTTACAAGGTCGGTATCCCGTCAGCCGCTGAACCTGACTGGACGGTCGAAGGCGGGGTGCCCGAAATCACCCGGCAGTTTGACCGGAATGATTCCCTGAATGACGTGGACGGATGCATGCTGTTCCGCCACATGTTTCTGAGAGAGCCGCAGACGCAGCAGGCTGTTGAGTATCTGAAAGCGCGCCGGGCGGCAGCCGGATGTCAGGCACAGGAAGAGGAGAAATAA
- a CDS encoding IS4 family transposase produces the protein MELSQALGIINAATPERARSLADLIPPELIQQALTLTDTVTLRKRKLSLESMIWLVVGMSIFCDRPMTEIVNLMDITDRTGAPFTARSAVIQRRKTLGENAVRELFDITQQHWNQQAAHPKWHGLNLFAVDGVVWRTADTPENRAVFSKHSSQYGEGGYPQVRMVCLMELSSHLIAASAFDSEKVSEMRLAEHLTEKTPNNSITLFDKGFYSMGLLHHWQTAGEHRHWLLPLKKHVQYQVVRRLGRGDELICLKTSPRARKQWPGVPEEMVARLLTRRVDGKERQVLTSLTDPNRYPGKDISELYRHRWEIELGYREAKQGMLDSRWTLRSRLPELVRQELWGVLLAYNLVRYQMVQMAFHLKGDYLPYQLSFSGAISEIIRMLITLPWASPGKMPGELRTLYEQAKWLVLPGRRERSYPRELRVKSRKYPDKKVAGHLK, from the coding sequence ATGGAACTTTCCCAGGCCCTCGGCATCATCAATGCCGCCACTCCTGAGCGCGCCCGTAGTCTCGCCGACCTTATTCCTCCCGAGCTTATTCAGCAGGCGCTCACCCTGACCGATACCGTTACTTTGCGTAAACGTAAACTTTCCCTCGAATCCATGATTTGGCTTGTCGTTGGGATGTCCATTTTTTGCGATCGTCCGATGACCGAAATCGTCAATCTGATGGATATTACTGACCGGACCGGAGCTCCTTTTACCGCACGCAGCGCTGTCATTCAGCGCCGTAAGACTCTGGGTGAAAATGCAGTGCGGGAGCTTTTTGATATCACACAGCAGCACTGGAATCAGCAGGCTGCACATCCAAAATGGCACGGTCTGAATCTGTTTGCTGTCGACGGCGTGGTCTGGCGTACCGCCGATACGCCGGAAAACAGAGCCGTCTTCAGTAAACACAGCAGCCAGTACGGCGAAGGCGGCTATCCTCAGGTGCGAATGGTTTGTCTGATGGAGCTGAGCAGCCATCTGATCGCCGCCAGTGCATTCGACAGTGAAAAAGTCAGTGAAATGCGGCTGGCTGAGCACCTGACGGAGAAAACCCCGAATAACAGTATCACCCTGTTCGATAAGGGATTTTATTCGATGGGTCTGCTTCATCACTGGCAGACAGCAGGAGAACACCGTCACTGGTTGTTGCCGTTGAAAAAACACGTACAGTATCAGGTGGTTCGCCGTTTGGGGCGTGGAGATGAACTGATATGCCTGAAAACCAGTCCACGAGCCAGGAAGCAATGGCCAGGGGTCCCGGAAGAAATGGTGGCAAGACTGCTGACCCGCAGGGTAGACGGTAAAGAGAGGCAGGTGCTGACGTCACTGACAGACCCGAATCGCTATCCGGGTAAAGATATCAGCGAGCTATATCGCCACCGCTGGGAAATAGAACTGGGCTACCGGGAAGCAAAGCAGGGTATGCTGGACAGCCGGTGGACATTACGCAGTCGCCTGCCGGAGCTGGTGAGACAGGAGCTATGGGGGGTACTGCTGGCTTATAACCTGGTGCGATATCAGATGGTGCAGATGGCGTTCCATCTGAAAGGAGATTACCTGCCTTACCAGCTGAGCTTCAGTGGAGCGATAAGCGAAATAATCCGGATGCTGATAACCCTGCCCTGGGCTTCGCCGGGAAAAATGCCGGGAGAACTGAGAACCCTGTATGAACAGGCGAAATGGCTTGTGTTACCGGGTAGAAGAGAGCGAAGTTACCCGAGAGAGTTGAGGGTAAAGAGCAGGAAATATCCGGATAAAAAGGTTGCTGGTCACCTTAAGTGA